A region from the Salvia splendens isolate huo1 chromosome 15, SspV2, whole genome shotgun sequence genome encodes:
- the LOC121767007 gene encoding protein FAR1-RELATED SEQUENCE 5-like: MEEVVVVPECPPSMKPVVGQKFQSLDFAFAFYDIYARAVGFDTRKQAMRKVDDVTTWYQVVCNREGRKKGEEDDQLNARSGFTIKRRKLSKRCGCTANISFRFFSEDCSSGYIIQEFNEIHNHHMVETEQQKFMSSNRKLDDVHHKFILDCSRANIGPTLTFKVLKEILGGFDLAGCTVGDIRNASRDIKAYAQGVDVQMVLDDMARKKEMTEAFTYHYEVNEFDQLVVFFWCDGVMKRNYHMFGDIVSFDSTYNTNRYCMIFTPFTGKDNHGSPVTFAAGLVCSEKTGAFAWLFRHFIDCMGVAPRMIVTDQDLGMRSAIEEVLVGTRHRWCMWHIMHKLAVKVPNRLLRDDDLKKEFNACVWSDLLEPEEFEEEWNRLVEHHQLEDIDWFNTLYAYRRYWIPAYFRDFPMGSMLRTTSISESENSFYKNYLKPRANIAEFYLSFNHAIEFQRNSRTALDYHDATSIPILATTLPFEKHASTLFTDSMFRKIQEEIVEGNDRCRVLSFMSGETADTYKLGDSKRNAYFVRHDKTDDSYSCECKLFGRHGYLCSHIFFLFRNNEVKKIPEKYCESGWMKTPLAKAVHGEFQERLLTHSSADDRQTVSKKAISMFYGFLRQFETDIGALRAFVAGVEELGNSLQTGNPVTSVAEKRRMVEEFYGMARPETVAVHPPDVVKTKGHASSSASRLISKRDKAIKDATRPLRRCKGCDEMGHHDSRNCPVLKEMRMEKDAGKGKNPA; encoded by the exons TGGTTGTTGTACCTGAATGTCCTCCCTCGATGAAGCCTGTTGTAGGTCAGAAATTCCAGTCATTAGATTTCGCTTTTGCTTTCTACGACATATATGCCCGGGCAGTTGGCTTTGATACGCGCAAACAAGCTATGAGGAAGGTTGATGATGTCACCACGTGGTATCAagttgtatgcaatagggaaggaCGGAAGAAGGGTGAAGAGGATGACCAGTTGAATGCCCGTTCTGGTTTCACAATCAAGCGTAGGAAGTTATCTAAGCGGTGTGGTTGTACAGCTAATATATCCTTCAGGTTTTTCTCGGAAGATTGCTCGTCAGGATACATAATTCAGGAGTTCAATGAGATTCATAACCATCATATGGTTGAGACGGAACAGCAGAAATTCATGTCAAGTAATCGCAAGTTGGATGATGTACATCACAAATTTATACTAGACTGTTCCAGGGCGAATATAGGACCCACGCTTACATTTAAGGTATTGAAGGAGATTCTTGGTGGGTTTGACCTGGCTGGTTGCACTGTGGGGGATATCAGGAATGCCTCACGGGACATAAAAGCATATGCACAAGGAGTTGATGTACAAATGGTGTTGGATGACATGGCTAGGAAGAAGGAGATGACCGAGGCTTTCACCTATCACTACGAAGTTAACGAATTTGACCAGTTGGTTGTTTTCTTTTGGTGCGATGGTGTGATGAAGAGAAATTACCACATGTTTGGTGACATTGTGTCCTTCGACTCCACATACAACACAAATAG GTACTGTATGATATTCACTCCTTTCACTGGAAAGGATAATCATGGTAGTCCTGTGACATTTGCGGCCGGGTTGGTGTGCAGCGAGAAAACAGGGGCATTTGCTTGGCTGTTCAGACATTTTATAGATTGTATGGGTGTAGCACCCAGGATGATTGTGACCGATCAAGATTTGGGTATGCGATCAGCGATTGAAGAAGTCCTCGTCGGCACGCGTCACCGTTGGTGTATGTGGCATATAATGCATAAATTGGCAGTCAAGGTACCAAACAGATTATTGCGGGACGACGATTTAAAAAAGGAGTTTAACGCTTGTGTTTGGTCGGACCTATTAGAGCCGGAGGAATTCGAGGAGGAGTGGAATAGATTGGTTGAACATCATCAGCTGGAGGACATCGACTGGTTCAACACACTGTATGCATATAGGAGATACTGGATACCGGCGTACTTTAGGGATTTTCCTATGGGTTCGATGCTTAGGACTACGTCCATATCTGAATCAGAGAACAGTTTCTACAAAAATTATCTGAAGCCCCGAGCAAACATAGCTGAATTCTACCTGAGTTTCAACCACGCCATAGAATTCCAGCGGAATAGTAGAACAGCTTTGGACTACCACGATGCCACGTCCATACCCATACTCGCAACTACTCTGCCGTTCGAGAAACATGCTTCTACATTGTTTACCGACAGTATGTTCAGGAAAATACAAGAAGAAATAGTCGAAGGTAATGACAGATGTCGTGTGCTGAGTTTTATGTCAGGAGAAACTGCTGACACATACAAGCTTGGCGATAGCAAGCGCAATGCATATTTTGTTCGTCATGACAAGACGGATGATTCTTACTCGTGCGAATGCAAGCTTTTTGGTCGCCATGGTTATTTGTGCAGTCATATTTTCTTCCTATTTCGGAACAATGAGGTGAAAAAAATCCCGGAGAAATATTGTGAAAGCGGATGGATGAAGACGCCCTTAGCCAAGGCTGTACACGGGGAGTTTCAGGAACGCTTGCTTACTCACTCATCCGCTGACGATAGGCAAACTGTGTCAAAGAAGGCGATTTCGATGTTTTATGGGTTTCTTAGACAGTTTGAGACCGATATCGGCGCATTACGTGCATTTGTAGCTGGCGTCGAAGAACTTGGCAACTCACTTCAAACTGGTAATCCGGTAACCTCAGTCGCTGAGAAGAGGCGTATGGTTGAAGAGTTTTACGGAATGGCAAGGCCTGAAACTGTTGCAGTACATCCTCCCGATGTTGTGAAGACGAAGGGTCACGCCAGCAGCTCGGCGAGCCGTCTGATTTCAAAGAGAGACAAGGCTATAAAGGATGCGACTAGGCCTCTTAGACGGTGTAAGGGTTGCGATGAGATGGGTCATCACGACTCTAGGAATTGTCCTGTGCTTAAAGAGATGAGGATGGAGAAGGATGCTGGCAAGGGGAAAAATCCAGCTTGA